TTTGCTATGTCTTTGATAATGGACATTCTTGTGTTCCAATCAAGTGACATTCTTCCAATTCCTCTACCCTCTAGCACCAACagattatatatgaatttttatgTTAGTGTCTtaatttagggtttaatgtGTGATttgtttatcttaaaaaaatcagtttttatagaaaaaataaaaatttaagaaaaacttttgggccagcaatttttagtatttttgtttATCATTTGACTAGTACAATACTAAATTgtctttaacaaataaattttactaattcatATGTACAAACTCTGAAAAATATGGGTACAAACACTATTGATTCATGTATGGAAAATTCGGGTAAATATAAGTACAAATTATATGCTTCCTAttataaaatatctataaatatagGTGCACATTATTATTACTggccaaaaaataataatttttgctGGCcgctcaaaattcaaaaaataaaaaaaaattgactttttataaaagtaaaaaagaaaaatattgggaattaattttttatccaaCTAACTATTAACCAATAGTCCCATACTTTTTTATCCCTTAACCTTTGTCCATCTactattttgttgaaaatagtGAATGATAAatacaaatcaattttttatgcATGTAAAAAGCATTTCTCATCACCAATATAAAAGtcaaaaaaagaatatataaccaattaattgtcatttaaattgaAAGTACAAATTTACCTACATAGTAAAAATTATTGCTCTTTCAATCATAAAGAAAATTTGAGCTGTAAAAACAATGTTAATAATTTTGTGGTTTCTTTAGAATTTAGGGAAGAAAGGAAAGAATTAATGTACTAACCATGTAAGAGGTCAAACAAAGTTCCATCATTCATAAGCTCATAAATGATGAGCTTTTGCTCCTCGGAATAATAGAAAGATATAATCTCTACAAGATTTTCATGCTTGATGCTCCCAAGCAATTGCATCTGCTGAAGAAATTCCTTTTTGCTCAATTCATTCATGCAGCTAAGTTTCTTCACAGCAACAAGAGCACCATTTTCAAGTGTTGCTTTGTATGTAATACCCAATTTGCCCCTCCCTAGAACTTCTGCTGATGCCCTTAACAAATCATCTAAGTCAAATACTGGAAACTTCTTGTTGGAAAATTCCAATCTTCCTAATCTTTCAGAGTCTTCACTGAAGGAATGAGACACCATTTTCTTTGCCCATGCTCCAAATACATACCCTGTAAGGGAAACCATTAGAacttgtataaaaaataaaaacattcaTGAATCTATATTCATCAATATGAGACAACATTTTTCTTCATGACCAATTTTCTAGGCTTTTGAAGGCAGGGGGGATTCAAACTATCAAACTAAATGAGAAATCACAAACTTGATCTAAAATCTAAGACAACAAATCTATTTATAGTTACATGAATTCATCAATTAGATAACGTACCACGTACTAATTCGTGTGTACGAATTCACAATTTGTCTGCATACGGAAACATCATAAATACATTTTCTACATAAAATATAttacttgtatatattttttttgtactgGAACGTATTGCATTATGTAATTATGGTTAGATTGGTTTTTCTGAATTTATACTATTTACTTACTTGCTGAATCTTTTGaatcttttcttcttgtttcttcTGCACTAGCCCTTCTTTTACAAAACAACAAAGCAATGATGATCAGAAACAGAAACAgtgcagaagaagaagcaatcAAAGCAATAATCCAAACTTTGAGTCTCTTATTTTTTCTAACTTCTGGTTCTGGCATAGGAGATGGAGCAGGAGAAGGTTCAGGACATAACTTATCCAATGGCTTTCCACAAAGATCTGTGTTATTGTCAAAGGAACTCACTGGAAACCTTTGAATCACATGAGTCTGAGGAATAGGCCCCACCAAATGATTATATGAAAGGTTGAAACTTTCCAATGATGGTTGATCAAAGGATGGAATTTGACCATCCAAGTAATTCTCTTGCAGCTCCAAAACTCTTAGACTAGGAAGATCAACATACCCAGAAGGAATTTTCCCTGAGAAGTGATTATCTGAAAAGATCACTTCTTCTAAAGACACCAAATTTGTGAGATTTGGTAGCATCCCAAGAAGCAAATTGTTTCTGAAGCTGAGTTTCTTCAAGAGAGTAATGTTTTGAAGGAATGTAGGATTTTTCAAAGTTCCACTAAGGTTAATCCCTTCAAGAACAATGTGAACAACATGAAAATTAGAACAAGTGATACCAAACcatttgctttgattttctcCAATGCATGGTGGACCAACCCAATTCCCATGCAAATCAATAGAAGAATTTAGAGAATCCCTTATAAACAACAAAGCCTCCCTTTCTTGTGGATAAAAACTTTGATCACTGCACAAGACCAGGCTactatttttgttattgttgctcaaaaacaataaaaaacagaaacaaaaacaaTGATACATAGTAAAGAATTGTTGTTATGTTAAAAGGCAAGATCATGATTTGTTGAGAAATTTGCATAAGCCAGCTTGACATGAGTTTGGTAACCAATGAACAAAGTCttgcactcttttttttttttttctttaattgttttgTTCCTTTTTGACGAAGTTGACAATGCAAATTAAAGCTGTGCTGAGATAGTGATCATAGTATTATTGGACACAAACGGTCTGAACAAGGTTTTGGTTTGGTTTactttgtttaatatttttgttattatattattattaattaactacATAATATATATGGTGGTTGCACAAGATGACAGCTTTCAAAATGTTTCCTACTACATGGCATATTACGGTTCCAAATTggactcttttttttcttcttcttctgttatttttcttctataaaTCATGGTTCTTCAAGAGACTGATGAACTGATGATTGATGAAGCCTGACATTTAAATTGAGTTAAATGtatcttttcaatttatatGCACTAGTAgcgtaagaaaaaaaaatcacaaatatataatcatgtaataattgAAGTGTTTTTTTTCTTAACTAGCTACTTTATGAAAAGTTACATACACACAAGTTTTTTATTATGTGTTTTTACCttccaatttaattttgatactcatagtaaaataattattcaaaaaagcGAATATGATGGTATGATTATGTaaaatgttttatgtttttagtagatcaaattaaactcttttataatattattgtataatatttaaatttatagatTTGAATTGTCATTTGTTATGATGTACAGACACAGATACAAACACCGAACACTACATGACACGCTaacatacaaattttaaaattttataagatacagcgacatttatatatatataatataaaatactttttagataaatcgtaatgatattttgatattttattaatattaaaagtttaaaacataaattatttttaattttttaatatcttattttaattatataaagcatttaaatattttttattttaataaataataatatataatatttctaaatttatttcaaacatacatgttaagaataaggTTTGATATGCTGACATGTGATgatatttaggtgtgtccaaacgagttcagaaaataatttttttattaagacatggTTAGACACAGCAGACACGTACATATAGTGGGAGTACGTACTCCTCATCTAGCGCCCGACGCTATGCTAGGGTTTCACTGCGCCGCCTCCATGGTTACACctttctttgtcttttcttcGTCAAACTCTtttccatcttcttctattttttattttcttcttaatttcttttccacttagcTCCCTAATTTTCGTTTTCTCTCCCAATTCATTGCTCTTTTAACTCATTCCATTTTCTAATTCACTCATTCCATATATCTTATGTCTCTTTAGAATCATTGAATACCAATTCTGATTTTCTCTACACCATGAGCAACAAATCAGAGACTCATAACCCTCATATAATTGCTATGATGGTGGAGGGTGCCAGCCTTCAAGTGGCACCCAAAGAAATATGAAAATGCTCTCGTGGAATTGACGGGGTTTGGGGAGACCCCTGATGATCCACAATCTTAAAGGGATTTACAAATGCTACTCCCCTGAGGTTGGTTTTATCtgtgaaacaaaaaatcaattttgacaaGTTGAAGGAAAACTAAGATCTTGTGGTTTCAAGGAATGGTTTATTGTAGATCCGGATGGATTATCAGGGGGTTTGGCAATGGCATGGAGGGATGGTTGCACTGTTCAGATTTTACAGCATGGTAGATTTTTTATTGCGGCATCAGTTCTGACAGCTGGTTCTAATGATCCCTATGGTGTTCTAGGTGTTTATCTCAGTTCAAATGATCAACATAGAATGGCTCAATTTGCTGAATTAACTTCAGTCACCCAACAGTTCGATGGTAAGGTTGTGTTAATGGGGGATTTTAATGCCATTTCTAATCAATTGGAGAAAGAAGGTGGGGATGCTaaatctccttcttctattgaAACCTTTAATAGTTTTATTGATGATAATTTCCTGATTGATATTGGTATGGTCGGAAGACCATTCACTTGGTCAAATAGACGGAGGGGTGATGAGTTGATACAGGAAAGACTGGACCGATTCCTGGTAGGAGTTGATTGGTAGCAACTCTATCCCAATGCAACGGTTCTTAGACTGTCAGAATCAGGCTCGGATCATGCCCCTCTTCTCCTAGACTCTAATCCGAGAACTGAGAGATCTAAACGCCGATTCAAATTCCAAGAAAGATGGTGTTCCAATGATGAAATATGCCAAATTATTAGAGAGGTTTGGCATGAACAGATTGATGGTTCAGCCATGTATATcctaactcaaaaaataaagcgTTGTCGGCATAAGATTGTCAAATGGCAGCAAGAACACAGATCTAATTCGAAGGTGGAGATTGATTTACTACAGTCGAAATTAGAGGAACTTCGTTTAGCAGGAATTCATGGAGGTGACATCATTTCAAAAATAGAGGACAAACTTAAAAAAGCATTGCAAAATGAGGAATCTTATTGGAAAGATAAGTCTAGAGTCAAATGGCTCAAATCTGGTGATCAGAATACAGCTttcttccatcagaaatttagaaATTGAACCCGAAGGAATAGAATTTGGCAACTAACTGGCAATGATGGTGAAGTGGCTACTTCAAATGCTGGTATTGCTTCTGTAGCtgaatcttatttcaaaaacatCTTTTCCTCCACTTGTCATGAGAACCCTGAACCTCTGTTTACTGATTTTGAACCTAAGGTTACAGCTCACATGAACCGTAGGCTTCAAAGACCAGTGACTATGGAGGAAGTGAAATGCGCAACATTTAGCATTCATCCTCAAAGTGCTCCAGGAGATGATGGTATGAcagcaaaattttttcaaagctTCTGGAACATACTTAGTGGTGATGTGTTTCGAGCAGTTAAGAGCTTCTTTTCTGGGGGCAGAATCTTGAAGGGTTTTAACCACACTCAGATCTGTCTTATTCCCAAGATTTCTGATGCTAAAGATATGACTCAGGTAAGACCAATAAGCCTATCTTCAGTCTTTTACAAGATTATCTCCAAAGTATTTGTACATAGGCTTCAGGGTATGATGAATAGACTAATTAGCCCTACGCAGAGTGCTTTTATTAAAGGCAGATTAATCTTTGATAATATCCTAATTGCTCATGAGTGTATGCATTacttgaagaacaaaaaaagggGACTCGAAAATGAAATGGCGCTAAATTATATATGAGTAAGGCATATGATAGGGTGGAATGGCACTTTCTTTGGTTTATATTGGAGAAGTTTGGTTTTGACTCTCGATGGATCATGTGGATTCGAGAATTAGTGACAACTGTTTCTTATTCTGTTATTGTGGAAGGACAACCTTATGGTTTCTTCAAACCAAATAGAGGTATTCGACAAGGAGATCCTCTATCCccctatctttttcttttttgtgcaGAAGGTCTCTCCTTCTTGCTACACAAGGCAGAACAAAATAGACTAATTCAGGGTCTTCAGATACATAGGCGATGTCCCAAGGTCAACCACCTCCTGTTTGCTGATGAttccattttattttgtaaGGCTAATCCTGAAGCATGTTCAAATATCCTGCATTTATTGAATTCTTGTGAAAGCATCAGTGGCCAGAGGGTAAATCTTAATAAATCTTCTGTATTCTTTAGCCACAACACTCCGTCCACTACTCGTACACTACTGGCTAACTCTATGAATATTAATCATATTGGGGCTCAGGATAAATACCTTGGTTTCCTTCTACATTCTCTAAATCGAAAAAGGCTTCTTTTAGTATGATCAAAGAAAGGGTTCGGAAAAGAATCCAAGGGTGGAAGCGCAATCTTCTTTCGTCAGGTGGTAGACACATATTGCTTAAGGCAGTGGGAGAAGCTATTCCTATTTATACATTGTCTTGCTTCAAGTTGCCTGATGGTTTAATTTCGGAAATTCACTCTCTACTTTCTCAGTTCTGGTGGGGACAAAAAGGTTCTGAAAGGAGGATGGCTTGGATTAGCTGGGACACTATGACTCGCCCATGAAAAGAAGGAGGCCTTGGATTTAAAGATCTCAGAATCCAAAATCTGGCGCTTTTAGGCAAACAGTTTTGGCGACTTGTAACACAGCCTACTTCCTTATTATCCAAAATCTTAAGAGGTAAATACTTTAGCAATGGTAATGCTATAACGGCAGAAATTGGAGTCTTACCTTCTTGGGGATGGAGGAGCATACTGGAAGGCCGAAAGATTGTTGAAAAATGTCTTAATTGGGCTGTGGATACTGGTGAGGATATCCGAACCTTTGAGGATCCTTGGCTGCCTCCTCCGTATCCTTTAATGATTTCTGACATGCCAAATAGATAGGCTATTTCTGAGTTGTTTCCAAGAGTTAAAGATCTAATTACTGAAGATAGAAATTGGAATCAGAATCTCATTCAAGAACTATTTCCTCAAGACGTTGCAAACAGGATTTTGTCAGTTAAAATTCAGCAGAGTAGGGACAAATTGCAATGGGATTTGAACAAACTCAAGTAATATGATACAGCTTCAGGTTACAGAATTGGCTATTTATTTTACCATCCGCCTGTGGAGCTTTGCCCTAATTATATGCAACAGAAAAAGCCGTGGATTGATCTATGGAAGTTGAACTTACCTCACAAAATTAAGCTATTTATTTGGAAAGCTCTCCATGGCCGACTTCCGGTGCTTGCTCAGATTCATCACCGCATCCCATCTATATCACCAATATGCCCTTGCTGTCATGAAGCAACGGAAACAGTCACTCATTGTTTGATCGATTGCTCTAGAATTAAAGATGTATGGTCTCAAAGTTATCTTCGTGATTGTCTTCCCCCTCAGAGTTCTAACGACTTTTGGACATGGTGGACTGCATCAACAGAGATACTTAACCCGTTGAAGAATGCTGACCATAATCCTCAATTGCTTGCCATCATTTGCTGGAACTGCTGGAAAGCTCGCAACCaattgatttttgaaggttCTACTTCTATGCCGTCTGCCATTCTAGCAAGCTCTGTCAAGTTGCTCCGTGAAATCCAAAGAACTCCCAGTTTAGGTCGTCATCTCCATGAGACAAGCTCTTAGGtgcattcaatttgatttatcattatttcttctttaagatttttcttCGTTTTTCGACCACACACCGTTGGATGAATACCTTCAGTGTAGTGTTTTTGGGAAATCCCCACCTTTTATTATGCTGTCCTGCTTTTGGACATCtttgtatttcattttttaataattaatgaaatataaccTATTATCTTTGGAAAAAAAAGACACAGCAGACACGTGTGCTGAACGAGTGTCAATGAATGTCGTGTCTGAAATGTGTCCGACACACGCAGACACAGCAACTCAATAAAGTGTTCGTACCTTACATGTCATTTGTCATCCATATTATATACGTATAACTAACAATTAAAGAAGAGTAAAGTGATAATTagattctaaaaaattttgacatcGGATTAATCAGTCcttgaataaaaaaaacatcaatTAGGTTCTCTACGATAACAAACAATGGATGTGTATATCCTTCCATCAATAGATATTACGAAACAAAATTGAGTTgtccatatatttttttatttacagtTGTGTGTGTTCCGTTGCTGCTATGTGAGCATAAAAACGATATAACAGTGAGACATctattatcttttgaattttcataTAACATTATTTATCAACTCTCTCTATTTATTATAAATCTGATCCTACTAAAACAGGTAAAAGTTTCACTCCAAAAGTTGTTATTTGTGTGACGatctttcataaaaaaaatatacgtCATAGTAGGTAATGGTACATATGAACACAGTCGTTAAATTTTACTTGATAAATTAATCAATTCCGCTATGTTACCAACAACATTTCTGCCAACTTCTGTCAACTCTTGTTTAtaactgtgtttaatagaaATATCTTTATGTCTGtctctaataaaaatgtcttttttataacGATATctaatagaagtgtctttatagatgTGTTTCTTTAtacatgtatttaaaatataataattaattattattggtaATAAGTTGTTAGATTGTATATTAGTACTCTATACTTTTCCTAAATTAATAAAGGCATTACGTGTTCATATTTACTATTGTGGagaatcaaattaatattttttttaaagactaaTTAATCCAAATTCAAAAACTTCAAAAACTTAATTGTCAATTTACTCATTAAAAAATAAGGTTAATATAGTGAAATATGATCTATGAAAGAATTAATCCAGTTTTTGAAAAATCAGATCTTTCATTTTAGCCTCTATAATATATAACAgtaaatgaaattattttttattttgtcgattagataatattttataaaataatttatgtaatatattattatctaaCTAACAGactaactaatttaactattttaaagTATCtgactttttttaaatattaaattcatgttaattgattaattaaaataacTTACAATATAGTACTAATGGAAAgagtcaaatttttttttgaaacaaagaaAGCTCAACACAATAAAGTGGAGCAACGGATAAACAGTCAAATTAAGCAACTAGAAAAAGAAACCAAACACGAAGGTGATCAATCCCCTGTCATCTCCGGCATAGCCATCAACAACCAAAAGGATCAATACCAGCCCACTCCTTGTAGCTCAGAAACATTCTACTTTGAATGACCTTAACACCTGCTTCTCTATTGTTGAAGATTCTGTCATTGCGTTCCAACCAGATGTTCCAAATCACTGCAAAGAAACCAATCAGCcacctcttcttctcctcttttctatTAAGCATGTTAGTCCAACTCTCAAATAGACCTTTAATGGTTCCTGGGACTGCCCAATCTCTACGAAAGCCCCTCAACCACGCGCACCACACCTGCCAAGTAAACTCACAAAACAGAAACAGATGATGAACAGACTCCATCTCTTTTTTACACAGGACACAAATATTGTCCCTCTGCTGGATGACGCCCAATCTACTCAACCTCTCTTTAGTATTTACCCGACCAACTAGAACAAACCATCCAAAAAGCTCTATTCTTGGCGGTACCAACCCTTTCCAAATAACACTTGTGAAGCTATAGCTCGTAATCTCTTGTGAAAGAGTCTCCGATTGCAGCACCTGCATCAAAGAGTTAGTAGAAAAAATACCTTTATTATCAAATTTCCACACAAGATTATCCTGTCTACCAGTTGATAGCTTCACTGGCCTTAACCTCTCATGAAGTTGATGAACAAGTTCCAACTCCCATTGAAATAACTCTCTCCGCCACTGAAAATTCCAAATCCACTCTAAcccatcccaaaacccacaaTCTCCTATCACAGATCCTTGTTGGTTTGAAACAGAGAAAAGCCTTGGAAAACTCGCTTTCAAAGGACCACCTTGAACCCAATTGTCTTCCCAAAACATAGTTTTCCTACCATCCCCTACTTCCATCGCCATCCCActaataattttatctttcaccTGTTGTTCTTTTATATTCAACTGACAGATGTCTTTCCACGGGCCACCTTTTACTGGTACAGGCTGATCTGATAGTCGAACATTAAGATTCAAATTGTTACAAGAACAAACAATCTTCTTCCACAATGGACATTCCTCTTTTGAAAATCTCCACCACCACTTAAATAAGAGCGCTGTGTTCCTAAGCATTGCATCCCCGACCCCTAAACCCCCCGCCTTTTTTGGTGCCTGAACCACTTCCCACTTCACCAGAGGTATACCAAAGTTTCCATCCTCCTTGCCCCACATGAACCTCCTCTGTAATGCAATCAACTTGTTAGCGACCGCCTTCGGCATCTTGTATAGGCTAAGGTAATAGATTGGTAAGCTGTTCAACACTGATTTGATGAGAACTAGCTTTCCAGCTTTGTTTAGAATCTTCGCTTTCCATAAGCTGAGCTTCTCTTCCACTTTATCAATGATAGGTTTCCACGTCTTCACCAATCGCGGGTTGGCCCCTAAAGAGATCCCAAGATACCTAACAGGTAAGACAGCTTGCTTGCACCCCAGAAGGCGACACCCCTGCTCCACCCACTCTTGCTCACAATTGATCGAGATCAGACTCGACTTATCAAAATTGATACTCAAACCCGACATCAACTCAAAACACCGCAGCAGCCTCTTGTAATTCATAATTGTCTCTGTCTCCGGAGGGCAAAACAAGATAGTATCATCCGCGAATTGAAGATGTGATAGTTCAATATGATCTCTTCCAACCATTAATGGAGCAATGCGCCCATTAATATATGGAAAGAGtcaaatatatatgtatttatgtttatagatgtaaaaataatatacgaaaaattaaaacagtgaatatataataagtttatgctttatgtgtaTGAAAATTGATTCCAATAGGTCTGAGTTGTAAAGAAATAGTTATGTTTAGATGTGGTGCCTTCGTGGGAAGCAAGGAATGTCAATGCTTAGTGCTGGAAACAAAAATGTTTACTTATTTCATCTCTCTGAAAATGCGCATATTCTTGATGGTTGGCATAATGTAAATTATTaacatgataattaattaattattacacCAACATAATTTTCAAGGCATAAATGTATTTCATGCTTTATATTATCCgaatcaataattaatgaaagCATGCATATCATCAGATTACAAAGTGTTCCATTTCattaaattaatagaataaagaAAAGGTATCAAATCAATAATGGGATTTCTTAGGGTTGAATAATTcgttatatatataagtattcCTTTGGTTACTTTGTCTCGAATTCGTTCATGATCTTATGCAAATttctacaataataataataataataataataataataataataataatataatttttatgtatgtTTAAAAGAGTTTTGCGCACTAACAATCACATACCAgcaaaataactaatttttaaactcattatttaaaaaaCCATCCAATATAATTGAGCTAACTAAGTTTTAAACTCACATTCTGTCCTACAATACCTtactatatatttaattaagctCGCTTATTATAGGGCAGTTGTGTAGACTTTATGCAATTGATccctttttttcaattaaaaaaggTTTCGTGGAAGATAAACTAAAgcattattttgatttgattagtTAGTCGCCATAGATTTGCGGGCAAGCACTCCATGATAATTAATTTGCTGATGTCGTCACTTCAGCCGATAATTATGTTCAGACTATTTTTGTTCACCTCAAATTAGGATGGCAAGCAAAGTAGTTCGCTTCGTCTCGTGCAGTTTTGTTAGAAGTTTGTTTTTTGGTGAGTTGGTTCGCCTCGTCTTGTTTAGTGagagttaaaata
The Arachis duranensis cultivar V14167 chromosome 5, aradu.V14167.gnm2.J7QH, whole genome shotgun sequence genome window above contains:
- the LOC107489815 gene encoding probable leucine-rich repeat receptor-like protein kinase At1g68400 → MYHCFCFCFLLFLSNNNKNSSLVLCSDQSFYPQEREALLFIRDSLNSSIDLHGNWVGPPCIGENQSKWFGITCSNFHVVHIVLEGINLSGTLKNPTFLQNITLLKKLSFRNNLLLGMLPNLTNLVSLEEVIFSDNHFSGKIPSGYVDLPSLRVLELQENYLDGQIPSFDQPSLESFNLSYNHLVGPIPQTHVIQRFPVSSFDNNTDLCGKPLDKLCPEPSPAPSPMPEPEVRKNKRLKVWIIALIASSSALFLFLIIIALLFCKRRASAEETRRKDSKDSARYVFGAWAKKMVSHSFSEDSERLGRLEFSNKKFPVFDLDDLLRASAEVLGRGKLGITYKATLENGALVAVKKLSCMNELSKKEFLQQMQLLGSIKHENLVEIISFYYSEEQKLIIYELMNDGTLFDLLHEGRGIGRMSLDWNTRMSIIKDIAKGVAFLHECLSYQKVPHANLKSTNVLIQQDSQGAYNHSKLTNYGFFPLLSSKKKNHAEKLAISKSTEFVKGKKLTHKADVYCFGIIMLEIITGKIPGQVTSANDDEIVSDLSDWVRTVVNNDWSTDILDLELLAEKEGHDAMLKLTELALECTHVMPDNRPKMSQVLRTIQEIEQNHKSQ